From Polyodon spathula isolate WHYD16114869_AA chromosome 24, ASM1765450v1, whole genome shotgun sequence, one genomic window encodes:
- the haus5 gene encoding HAUS augmin-like complex subunit 5, with translation MDGRSLAHDLKRWASEEFQLPVRKLPCDGFFRKLCLGQGADIWKYVTEHVHHQRNVKIMRGNLQWYKVMEEFEVRSGAAQSEAERRKAMQREVLELRSELEQLDSQIEMAQCEFTANESSVRDTWERAVESKKREVLLRSYAERCVRGRQRTSEEIYRIRGHRQTLEQLSRKAEVEVGFGGTPASGGSAGPEPQILSEVKQICQERFQFFQSLLDSELGTATSEARLCREERSAVFQHWLSSVEDIIRSHPPSHMLGALQDLASQRQAALQEKTARINVSQDVQALRFRYESQHLQDVSEEQEVLPSVKWLLQEGWSGVEERGVSLIALISKERELSALLDTKRKEAALVLAGESKAACLARAVFELELQLCMAKALRDCLQKQCQDWAETARGKQGAILALQHKWQSIMDFRQLVDKKQEQIRGLIKGNSTAKAELAKVKAEIALFVQDRLQHQQRDVEVGAGELHSAVSTELLQFGGVSLAALSRRNLDGVLRVPAYKLSIHRLDTSAPFESRVFDSTCQSLAFPRYRAPEQLSFHTVALKLELRHLQHLLELKQSCLHLTSSVSSPPALLQCVRSEDRELVTNLLPTVQHLSQQSSQCLEYGSEVKAAVTQWWEQPAQFCLPEERRHGLTLQQWIERWSMAAKALHQRQGGWQ, from the exons ATGGACGGGAGGAGTCTGGCCCACGATCTGAAGAGATGGGCCTCGGAGGAGTTCCAGCTGCCTGTACGCAAGCTGCCCTGTGACGGCTTTTTCAGAAA gcTGTGTCTCGGGCAAGGTGCAGACATCTGGAAATACGTCACTGAGCATGTTCACCATCAGAG aaATGTGAAGATCATGAGAGGGAATCTGCAGTG GTACAAAGTGATGGAGGAGTTTGAG GTGAGGAGCGGAGCGGCTCAGAGCGAGGCTGAGAGGAGGAAGGCGATGCAGAGAGAGGTGCTGGAGCTGAGATCAGAGCTGGAGCAGCTGGACTCTCAGATTGAGATGGCACAGTGCGAGTTCACTGCCAacg AGAGTTCAGTCAGAGACACCTGGGAGCGCGCTGTCGAGTCTAAGAAGAGGGAAGTTCTCCTGAGATCGTACGCGGAGCGCTGTGTTCGGGGCAGGCAGCGAACGAGTGAGGAGATCTACAGGATCCGCGGGCACCGCCAGACACTGGAGCAGCTGAGCAG GAAAGCTGAAGTGGAGGTTGGATTTGGAGGGACCCCTGCTAGCGGTGGATCAGCTGGCCCTGAACCCCAGATTCTG agtgAGGTGAAGCAGATCTGTCAGGAGAGGTTTCAGTTCTTCCAGTCCCTCCTGGACAGTGAGCTGGGGACGGCGACATCGGAGGCGCG TTTGTGTCGGGAAGAGCGGAGCGCTGTCTTTCAGCACTGGCTCAGTTCAGTGGAG GATATAATTCGCTCCCATCCTCCCAGTCACATGTTGGGAGCGCTGCAGGACTTGGCCTCCCAGAGGCAGGCAGCGCTGCAGGAGAAGACTGCCCGGATCAACGTGTCCCAGGACGTGCAGGCGCTCCG GTTTCGGTATGAGAGCCAGCATCTGCAGGATGTGTCTGAAGAACAAGAGGTCCTCCCTTCAGTCAAGTGGCTTCTGCAG gaaggCTGGAGTGGGGTGGAGGAGAGGGGCGTGTCTCTCATTGCTCTTATCTCTAAGGAGAGGGAGCTCTCTGCTCTGCTGGACACAAAGAGGAAAGAGGCGGCTCTTGTGCTGGCAGGAGAATCTAAGGCAGCCTGCCTTGCTCG GGCTGTGTTTGAGCTGGAGCTGCAGCTCTGCATGGCGAAGGCACTGAGGGACTGTCTGCAGAAGCAGTGCCAAGACTGGGCAGAGACAGCCAGGGGCAAACAGGGGGCCATCCTGGCACTGCAGCACAAGTGGCAAAGCATCATGGACTTCAGGCAGCTGGTG gataagAAGCAGGAGCAGATTCGGGGCCTCATCAAAGGAAACTCCACAGCCAAAGCTGAGCTGGCGAAAGTCAAAGCAGAG ATCGCCCTTTTTGTACAGGACAGGCTGCAGCATCAGCAGAGGGATGTGGAGGTGGGGGCGGGGGAGCTACACAGCGCCGTCAGCACAGAGCTGCTGCAGTTTGGGGGTGTCTCCCTGGCCGCACTGTCCCGGAGGAACCTGGATGG cgtaCTGCGAGTTCCAGCTTACAAGCTCTCTATTCATCGTCTGGACACCTCAGCTCCATTTGAGTCACGAGTCTTCGACAGCACCTGCCAGAGCCTGGCCTTCCCCCGCTACAGG gCTCCAGAGCAGCTCAGCTTCCACACAGTGGCGCTCAAGCTGGAGCTGAGACACCTGCAGCACCTCCTGGAACTCAAGCAGAGCTGCTTACACCTCACCAGCAG tgtctcctcCCCTCCAGCTCTGTTGCAGTGTGTGAGATCGGAGGACAGGGAGTTGGTCACTAACCTCCTGCCCACTGTCCAGCATCTCTCCCAGCAGAGCAGTCAGTGTCTGGAGTACGGCTCTGAGGTCAAGGCCGCCGTCACGCAGTG gtgggaGCAGCCAGCTCAGTTCTGCCTCCCTGAGGAGAGGAGACACGGCCTAACCCTGCAGCAGTGGATCGAGAGATGGAGCATGGCAGCTAAGGCACTGCACCAGAGACAAGGGGGCTGGCAGTGA